In Leptospira perdikensis, the genomic window TTAGGAAAAGGAACCTTGGTGTCACCTCCCAAGTTGATTCCACGTAAAATTACTTTTCTACCGCTCGCATCTACAAACCATTCGCCTTGGGGTGAGAGTTTTTTTGGTGCCATCGATTTATTGCCCTGCCTCTAATTCGTTAATATTTTTTTCTGACTCGGCATAGAGATTGAGATAACCGAGTAAAAAATAAAATACAATCAAAACTTCATCATCTTGAAAATAACATTGTAAAAGTCCAGAAAAGAAAAACCCGACGAGTCCATAAGTCATAAATCGAATTTTTTTGGGGATCTTACCATTTAAGAGAGTGTATAAGATGCAGGCAAATAAGATTAGATAGAGAATGCCTTGTGGTCCACCAAATACGGCTGTTAAATGAAAATAATCATTGTGAGCATGCCCTCTTTGTGTGACTTCATAAAAGAAACTGAGTTCTTTGTTTTCCTTCTCTTTTTCTTTTCTTGAAATTTCGATTTCTTTATGATAGTTTCCAGATCCAATTCCAAAAATGGGATTTTGTTCGATGAGCGGGAAAGTAGAATCCCAGATAAAAGTTCTTCCCGAATCAGTATGTTTTTCCCCACCAAACAATGGATCTACTACTCGTTTCACTGCGTTTGTAGTTTTATATCCAGTAAAAACAACGACGAGAAATAGTAAGCTAAAGATTCCGATACGTTTTAGCATTTTTTTGGAAATGTCTTTATCAATAAAAACCAATATGTAAATACCAAAAAGAGTACTCACTAGTGCACCTAGAAGCGAAGATCTAGCATTGTTAAATAAAAATACGATTGATACTAACAAAAGTAATATGGCATTGATAGAAATTTTGGAAATGGATTCTTTTTTATACCAAGAATCATACAATCGGAACACAAAACCGGGAAAAATGAATGCAAGTAAACCACCAAAGGTTAGATGAGTGTTCATAAGTCCTATGGGTAGGTAAATGTTTACATGAGTGATTTTTCCATAATGGTGTTGGTAAGGCCAAGAGGCAGAGGTTTTATAAAGATCGGAAATCAAACGAGATAGTCTTGTCATGGAAAAAATGGAGATAAAACCAGTAATCACGATCACAAGAGCAAAAATAAAAAAAGTTTTATAGAGATACTTTTTGTCTTCAGGCCTGATCCCTTGAACAGAAATAAATGCTGTAACAAGAAAGATATCTTTCATTTCATCACGAAACGCATGTTTAATGGATTCGAATTCAAAACCAGAGGCAGCGAAATGATACAAAACGGTTACAATTTGCCAAAGGTAAAATAAAAATAGAATTTTGACCAAATTGCTTGTAAGTTTTGGTTTTTCGGGGAGGAAGAGGAAAAAAACAAAAGATAGGAGTAAGAAAAGTTGGCTTAAGGAAACGGAGAGCGCGCAGGAAATGATGGACAAGGTTAGAAACGAACGATAGATTCGGTAATACATAACTTTGGATGAGACTAATGCTTTTCTCCAATTTGTAAAGAGGTAACAGTTGCGAGTCTTATATTTTTCCGATACTTTTTTGCCAAAAACCGACGGAGTTGCTGTTTCCATTAAGAATTTTTCTGAACTTTTAGCCCTCCGTGGGCATGAGTTTTGTATTTGTGCTCCTAAATACGGTGATGGGGACTTTGATCGGATGACTGATAATATCCAAGTGGTTCGGTTCCGGTCGGGATATTTGCCAAGTTACCCCGATATCAAAGTGGTTTTGCCCTCTCCTGGAAAAATCAAACGCATCATTGAAGACTTCAAACCCGACCTCATCCATATCCATACCCCGGGTCTTCTTGGACTTTATGCAGTGAACGCGGCGGAAAGATTTGGAGTTCCGACGATTGGAACTTATCATACGTTGATGGCGGAACAAGAAATGTATGTTTCCTTTTACCGTTTATTCAAACTCGATAAACTTTTTTTTAAGGCTAATAAGTTTAAGAAAAAACTGAATATTGATGAATTAGATAAAATTGTAAAATTTGATAATTTTAATATTCGTAAAAAAATCATTCTTAAAATTTGTAACGATATTTATAACAGATGTGATGTTGTAATTTCTCCAAGTCATCTTATCAAAGAACAACTTATTGAATATGGAATCACTCGTCCGATTACAGTTGTTTCCAACGGAATGGATTTAAAAAGATTCCAAGGAACACCTAAAATTTATGATGGTGGTGACAGTCCTAAGTTTTTACATGTGGGACGAATTTCTTATGAAAAAAACTGTGATGTGGTACTCAATGCATTTAAAATCATTCATGAATCTTATCCAAAGGCAACACTCACCATCATTGGAGAAGGTCCTGCAATTCCTTCCTTAGAACGTCAAGCAGAACATTTAGGGATACAGGGTGTAGTTAGTTTTAAAGGATTTATCCCCAATGCTGTGTTACACGAAGAATATCCTAAATATGATGTATTTTTGACAGCCTCAACGATGGAAACACAAGGCCTAGTTGTTTTAGAAGCCATTGCTTGTGGTCTTCCTGCTGTAGGTGTAGATGCTTTTGCCTTACCCGAACTTATCCGTCACGGAGAAAACGGGTACATTGCCAAATCTTTTGATTTCAAAGCAATCGCTCAAAGTGCACTGACAATTGTTCGTAACCCAGAAGAATATGCGAAGTTTTCCAAAAATTCCATTCAGATTGCCTCAGGCCATGAAATGGAAAAATGTGTCGATGCGATGGAAGAGGTGTATTCGAAAGTGATCGAAGCAATGAAGGGTAAAGTTAAAAAATCAACTATCTTTGATTTGTTTTTTGATTTTATGCAATGACAAGTTTTATATCTCTTGAGTTACGTTCCCTCATTACGGGGATCGCTATATTTTTAACTTTTTACGCATACATTCCTTATATCAAAGGGATTTGGACGGGTACTATCCGTCCCCATGTATTTTCGTGGATCATTTGGGGCGCCACCACCTTTATCGTGTTCTTCGCTCAAATTGCTGGAAATGGCGGAGTGGGAAGTGCACCGATTGGTGTTTCGGGAATCATTACCATTTTCGTCGCATGTATCGCATACAAAAAACGTGGTGATATCGAAATTACCAAATTCGATTGGTTTTTCTTTGGGTTGGCAGTTTCTAGTTTGCCGTTTTGGTTTTATTTTTCGGACCCTTTGGCGGCGGTGATTGTTTTGTCTATCGCCGATATTTTGGGTTTTATACCGACATTTCGTAAAGGATACTTCCTTCCCAACTCCGAACCAGTGGGATTTTATCTTATCTTTTTGTTTCGTAATTTTTTGGCTATGGCCGGACTTGCTGAGTGGAACACAACAACCTTACTGTTTCCAGGATCTGCCGGAATCGCTTGTGTGGTTTTTGTGGTTATGATAAAAATAAGAAAATCAAAACTAGAAATGATGTCTTAGTTCATTCTTTGTCCTCCACTGGATAAAAAATAACAGACCTAAGCATTTTTCCTTCTTCTGTATCTTCATAAACTACTTCAGCTTGTTTTGCGCGAGCTGGCATATACAATTGAATCGTTTCGACAATTTCATAAGCACTCAGTGTATAATCCAGTGCTTTGATGGCCAGTTCTACACCAAGAAACCTTTCCCGAGTTACTGTTTTGGTATCTGTTTTTTTAGTAATGATCAACCACTTGTAGAGTCTTGCAGATCTGTTGGTGTCCAAAAGGTTTCCAATATCTAGTTTCATTTGGGGAAGGATGGCCGGTGTTTGGTTGAACCTAACTTCAATTCCTCGCAAATGTGGTTCACTAAGCCTTAGTGAAAGTTGTTTGTCAAAAAGTTCATCATCGATATACTCGATACGATCACAGGTTGAATACACTGTGTTACATAAACTTCCATAATTTTTATGAAAGAAAAAAATCTGTAATACCTTTCCTGTTGTAGGATGGTAAAGGACTTTGGCATTGTAATGGGCCATGCGACCAAATTTAATAGCAGAACGAATCCGTTTGTACAAATTATAACTGAGTCCAAAAAGATCCTTAACAATAGGGACATCGGTGAAGCCAATACCTCTTGTTGCGATATAAAAGGGTTCTAAACTAACATGACCGTCTCTTCTTGCAATTTCTCGTAAGTATTCTGTGACATCTTCCATTCGCGATTCGCTAAGGGA contains:
- a CDS encoding O-antigen ligase family protein, translated to MYYRIYRSFLTLSIISCALSVSLSQLFLLLSFVFFLFLPEKPKLTSNLVKILFLFYLWQIVTVLYHFAASGFEFESIKHAFRDEMKDIFLVTAFISVQGIRPEDKKYLYKTFFIFALVIVITGFISIFSMTRLSRLISDLYKTSASWPYQHHYGKITHVNIYLPIGLMNTHLTFGGLLAFIFPGFVFRLYDSWYKKESISKISINAILLLLVSIVFLFNNARSSLLGALVSTLFGIYILVFIDKDISKKMLKRIGIFSLLFLVVVFTGYKTTNAVKRVVDPLFGGEKHTDSGRTFIWDSTFPLIEQNPIFGIGSGNYHKEIEISRKEKEKENKELSFFYEVTQRGHAHNDYFHLTAVFGGPQGILYLILFACILYTLLNGKIPKKIRFMTYGLVGFFFSGLLQCYFQDDEVLIVFYFLLGYLNLYAESEKNINELEAGQ
- a CDS encoding glycosyltransferase → MRVLYFSDTFLPKTDGVAVSIKNFSELLALRGHEFCICAPKYGDGDFDRMTDNIQVVRFRSGYLPSYPDIKVVLPSPGKIKRIIEDFKPDLIHIHTPGLLGLYAVNAAERFGVPTIGTYHTLMAEQEMYVSFYRLFKLDKLFFKANKFKKKLNIDELDKIVKFDNFNIRKKIILKICNDIYNRCDVVISPSHLIKEQLIEYGITRPITVVSNGMDLKRFQGTPKIYDGGDSPKFLHVGRISYEKNCDVVLNAFKIIHESYPKATLTIIGEGPAIPSLERQAEHLGIQGVVSFKGFIPNAVLHEEYPKYDVFLTASTMETQGLVVLEAIACGLPAVGVDAFALPELIRHGENGYIAKSFDFKAIAQSALTIVRNPEEYAKFSKNSIQIASGHEMEKCVDAMEEVYSKVIEAMKGKVKKSTIFDLFFDFMQ